From a region of the Candidatus Cloacimonadota bacterium genome:
- a CDS encoding glycogen/starch/alpha-glucan phosphorylase, translated as MKEGFLPKNDFHSIFFTDQAEQCSDDIKTLFLRHLEYSLVKDTTNAQPWDIFFALGLSLRDKLIERWLRTQYEYRKQDVKKVFYLSMEFLIGRLLANTLINLEEYDNAYDLLKEYGYALEDIIELEPDMGLGNGGLGRLAACFMDSLATQAYPAYGYGIRYEFGIFKQSIVQGYQVEEPDHWLKKGCPWEIRRPEITYRVRFGGRVLSEEMPDGRVIHRWVDTNDVMAVAWDIPIPGYKVDNVNNLRLWQATATDEFDFDYFNSGDYVRAVEKKNISENISKVLYPNDNIHLGKVLRLEQEYFFVSATLQDVLQGWKQDHDSFAELPDKIAVQLNDTHPALAIPELLRILIDEERLDFASAWNITRRCFSYTNHTILPEALEKWSVELFKELLPRHLELIYQINNHILGEVARLHPGDLTKLRNLSVIEEGPQKNLRMAQLCLHGSHAVNGVAKLHSQIIKDRIFPDFYEMYPERFQNKTNGITPRLWLKVCNPQLASLISEHIGEAWVADLELLRGLERYAADPEFQDAFLEIKQINKKALSRHIFRVTGIRTPADSIFDAQIKRLHEYKRQLLNVLGTIARYLRIKDDPQAPCVPRTVIFAGKAAPGYHLAKVLIKLINNLGVVVNKDPDVADRLKVVFLPDYTVSLAEKIIPAADVSVQISTAGFEASGTGNMKFALNGALTLGTLDGANVEMAEEIGPENMFIFGLNAAEVSALKQSGYNPYDHYNADAELRRAIEAIAADLFSPREKGIFDPIVRSLLDSGDPYCIMADFRSFLDASQRIDELWPDRRAWAHKAILNIARVGKFSSDRAIREYASEIWDVKPVLLDLP; from the coding sequence ATGAAAGAAGGTTTCCTGCCTAAAAACGATTTTCACTCCATTTTCTTCACCGACCAGGCGGAGCAGTGCAGTGACGACATAAAGACATTATTCCTGAGACACTTGGAATATTCCCTTGTAAAGGACACCACCAACGCGCAGCCTTGGGACATCTTTTTCGCCCTGGGGCTCAGCCTGCGCGACAAGCTGATCGAACGCTGGCTGCGCACCCAGTATGAATACCGCAAGCAGGACGTGAAGAAGGTTTTCTACCTCTCCATGGAATTTCTCATCGGCCGCCTGCTGGCCAACACCCTGATCAATCTGGAGGAATACGACAACGCCTACGACCTGCTGAAGGAATACGGCTACGCGCTGGAGGACATCATCGAGCTGGAGCCGGACATGGGCCTCGGCAACGGCGGCTTGGGTCGGCTGGCAGCCTGCTTCATGGATTCCCTGGCCACCCAGGCTTATCCCGCCTACGGTTACGGCATCCGCTATGAGTTTGGCATCTTCAAGCAGAGCATCGTGCAGGGCTACCAGGTGGAGGAGCCCGACCACTGGCTCAAAAAAGGCTGCCCCTGGGAGATCAGGCGTCCCGAGATCACCTACCGCGTGCGCTTCGGAGGCAGGGTGCTCAGCGAGGAAATGCCGGACGGGCGCGTGATCCACCGCTGGGTGGATACCAACGACGTGATGGCCGTGGCCTGGGACATCCCCATCCCCGGCTACAAGGTGGACAACGTGAACAACCTGCGCCTCTGGCAGGCCACCGCCACCGACGAATTTGACTTCGACTATTTTAACAGCGGCGACTACGTGCGCGCCGTGGAAAAGAAAAACATCTCCGAAAACATCTCCAAGGTGCTCTATCCCAACGACAACATCCATCTGGGCAAGGTGCTGCGCCTGGAGCAGGAATACTTCTTCGTGAGCGCCACCCTCCAGGACGTACTCCAGGGCTGGAAACAGGATCACGACAGCTTTGCGGAGCTTCCGGACAAGATCGCCGTCCAACTCAATGACACCCACCCCGCCCTGGCCATCCCGGAACTGCTGCGCATCCTCATCGACGAGGAGCGGCTGGATTTCGCCTCCGCCTGGAACATCACCCGCCGCTGCTTCAGCTATACCAACCACACCATCCTGCCCGAAGCCCTGGAAAAATGGAGCGTGGAACTCTTTAAGGAACTGCTGCCCCGCCACTTGGAACTCATCTACCAGATCAACAACCACATCCTCGGCGAGGTTGCCCGCCTCCATCCCGGCGACCTCACCAAGCTGCGCAACCTCAGCGTGATCGAGGAAGGACCCCAAAAAAACCTGCGCATGGCCCAGCTTTGCCTCCACGGCTCCCACGCCGTGAACGGGGTGGCCAAGCTCCATTCCCAGATCATCAAGGACCGCATTTTCCCCGATTTCTACGAGATGTATCCCGAACGCTTTCAAAACAAGACCAACGGCATCACCCCCCGCCTCTGGCTCAAGGTCTGCAATCCCCAGCTCGCCAGCCTCATCTCCGAACACATCGGCGAGGCCTGGGTGGCCGATCTGGAACTCCTCCGCGGCCTCGAACGCTACGCCGCCGACCCCGAATTTCAGGACGCCTTCCTGGAGATCAAACAGATCAACAAAAAAGCCCTCAGCCGCCACATCTTCCGCGTGACCGGAATCCGCACCCCCGCGGACAGCATCTTCGACGCCCAGATCAAACGCCTCCACGAATACAAACGCCAGTTGCTCAACGTCCTCGGCACCATCGCCCGCTATCTGCGCATCAAGGACGACCCCCAGGCCCCTTGCGTGCCCCGCACCGTCATCTTCGCCGGCAAGGCCGCACCCGGCTACCACCTGGCCAAAGTGCTCATCAAGCTGATCAACAACCTCGGCGTGGTGGTGAACAAGGACCCCGACGTCGCCGACCGCCTCAAGGTGGTCTTCCTGCCGGATTACACCGTATCCCTTGCCGAAAAGATCATTCCCGCCGCCGACGTCTCCGTGCAGATCTCCACCGCCGGCTTCGAGGCCAGCGGCACCGGAAACATGAAGTTCGCCCTCAACGGCGCCCTCACCCTTGGCACCCTGGACGGCGCCAACGTGGAAATGGCCGAGGAGATCGGCCCTGAAAACATGTTCATCTTTGGCCTCAACGCCGCCGAGGTGAGCGCCCTCAAACAATCCGGCTACAATCCCTACGACCACTACAACGCCGATGCAGAACTGCGCCGCGCCATCGAGGCCATCGCCGCCGACCTGTTCTCCCCCAGGGAAAAAGGCATCTTCGACCCCATCGTCCGCTCCCTGCTCGATTCCGGCGACCCCTACTGCATCATGGCGGACTTCCGCTCCTTCCTCGACGCCTCGCAGCGCATCGACGAACTCTGGCCAGACCGCCGCGCCTGGGCCCACAAAGCCATCCTCAACATCGCCCGCGTGGGCAAATTCTCCTCCGACCGCGCCATCCGCGAATACGCGAGCGAGATCTGGGACGTGAAACCCGTTCTCCTGGACCTGCCCTAA
- a CDS encoding lamin tail domain-containing protein: MKPAGLWNYLLLLAGTLLPPALCPAQVLINEVCYDPEGADGGKEWVELYNAGNTDVNLAGAKLFCGGADFVELFTFPHYVLRAHRFVLVGDEQVSQAVFITPLTLQNGGAETDGIRYLSPDGYYTDTVLYDSPNANSLPDDTGSVGTNFAPDVPEACSLARRMDGYDTNNCETDFCGDAEPTPGLPNRVRVDYALLHPQTWQEAGDWCFGLWVKNLSDISPTLSADLRIYLDGMKIAENIVSDLAAGDSLWRQYNLPVSDAENHQISAQLELDNDPDPANNSVTLDLFLQNLSLPLINEVMFAPETGKQEWIELWVDSVPVREDFGIRDAGGNDFSFSLPARAGYFVLCAAPELFLLQYPGCPANAVVGTNGWAALNNDGDSLLLLNAAGDSLNQMSFSGANAQPGTSLERQQDSSQQTIWRLSLDPSGSTPGLANSQSVVVPDFQGQVSIQGSPCNPHKGEQIHIFYQLGSPQSQLNCRVYDLSGCLLRVLADNTPVPAEGRLSWDGKDAAGKIVPRGRYFFVWEARPTDGQKTFREQLTAVIFY; the protein is encoded by the coding sequence ATGAAACCCGCCGGCCTGTGGAATTATTTGCTCCTCCTGGCGGGAACCCTTCTGCCGCCGGCCCTCTGCCCCGCCCAGGTGCTGATCAACGAGGTCTGCTACGACCCCGAAGGCGCGGATGGCGGCAAGGAATGGGTGGAACTTTACAACGCCGGCAACACTGATGTCAACCTCGCGGGGGCCAAGCTTTTCTGCGGGGGTGCCGATTTTGTGGAGCTTTTCACTTTCCCCCACTATGTCCTGCGCGCGCATCGCTTTGTGCTGGTGGGAGATGAGCAGGTCAGCCAGGCGGTTTTCATCACACCCCTCACCCTGCAAAACGGAGGTGCGGAAACCGACGGCATCCGCTATCTTTCTCCTGATGGATATTACACCGATACAGTGCTTTACGATTCACCCAACGCCAACAGCCTCCCCGACGACACCGGCTCGGTGGGTACAAATTTCGCGCCGGACGTTCCGGAGGCCTGCTCCCTGGCCCGGCGCATGGACGGATACGACACAAACAACTGCGAGACAGACTTTTGCGGGGATGCCGAACCAACTCCGGGACTGCCCAACCGTGTCCGCGTGGATTACGCCCTCCTGCATCCGCAAACCTGGCAGGAAGCGGGTGACTGGTGCTTCGGGCTTTGGGTGAAAAATCTTTCCGACATCAGTCCCACACTCAGCGCTGATCTGCGCATCTATTTGGACGGCATGAAGATAGCGGAAAATATCGTGTCCGACCTCGCCGCCGGTGATTCTCTTTGGCGGCAGTACAACCTGCCCGTCTCCGACGCGGAGAACCATCAGATATCCGCCCAGCTGGAACTCGATAACGATCCCGATCCGGCCAACAATTCCGTGACCCTGGACCTGTTTCTGCAAAACCTCAGCCTGCCGCTGATCAACGAAGTGATGTTCGCTCCAGAGACAGGAAAGCAGGAATGGATCGAGCTTTGGGTGGATTCCGTTCCTGTCCGGGAGGATTTTGGCATCAGGGACGCTGGAGGCAACGACTTCAGCTTTTCCCTGCCCGCCCGCGCCGGCTATTTTGTGCTCTGCGCGGCTCCGGAACTGTTTTTGCTCCAATATCCTGGCTGTCCTGCCAACGCGGTGGTCGGCACCAACGGCTGGGCCGCCCTGAACAACGACGGCGACAGCCTCCTCCTGTTGAACGCCGCTGGCGACAGCCTCAACCAGATGAGCTTCAGCGGCGCTAACGCCCAGCCGGGAACATCGTTGGAACGCCAGCAGGATTCCTCGCAGCAAACGATCTGGCGCCTTTCGCTCGACCCCTCGGGCTCCACCCCTGGCCTGGCCAACAGCCAGAGCGTGGTGGTGCCGGATTTCCAGGGCCAGGTGAGCATCCAGGGTAGTCCCTGCAACCCTCATAAGGGCGAACAAATACACATATTTTACCAACTCGGCAGTCCCCAGAGCCAACTCAACTGCCGAGTTTACGACCTCAGCGGCTGTCTGCTGCGGGTTTTGGCTGACAACACTCCGGTGCCCGCGGAGGGCCGGCTAAGCTGGGATGGAAAGGACGCGGCTGGCAAGATCGTGCCCCGGGGACGCTATTTCTTTGTTTGGGAAGCCCGCCCCACGGACGGGCAAAAGACATTCCGGGAACAGCTTACGGCGGTGATATTCTACTGA
- a CDS encoding DUF2087 domain-containing protein has translation MGSPPHGRAKDIPGTAYGGDILLKRQALHDHCLVRRELVDEGVLSRQDGVYCFVENYAARPGFHQKIWQMSGGTAA, from the coding sequence TTGGGAAGCCCGCCCCACGGACGGGCAAAAGACATTCCGGGAACAGCTTACGGCGGTGATATTCTACTGAAGCGGCAAGCGCTTCACGACCATTGCCTGGTGCGCCGGGAGTTGGTTGACGAAGGCGTGCTTTCCCGCCAGGACGGCGTTTATTGCTTCGTGGAAAACTATGCCGCCCGTCCCGGCTTCCATCAAAAGATCTGGCAAATGAGCGGGGGAACGGCGGCCTGA
- a CDS encoding ATP phosphoribosyltransferase regulatory subunit, translating to MSPNKRPQVEFLPEEVWKWKLMEERFDRVLKLHNYHEVRLPILQDRELVQKGITALMPGREAARVAARTLDVCGPEGGPGSLSLRPEGTISVLSHVAKTYRRGDIHRYYYHGPVFRQTRDQAPRESFQLGVELLGSDSLISENEVISLGMRLLRELGFRDASLSLNSFGCENCRRDYFAAARAELGRHCDEYCPACLGELKANPLAETHCEDERCRHRVPGGLKILDHLCARCQANFASIKKVQANLGHPYRVDPGLFKNFAYYNETVFDLVIGEGETELTVGGGGRYDYLAEKISKARIPAVGFYLDLDLVFSAMDARGLFFAWDSDFSVYVCAQSPNMEMMLLQIAQELHTQDIITVLSPDIRDSGEEQLRARAQKCDLMLAIREEDIREGKLLLFNLSRDTQAYIPLHRLAESVQVVRKTLRK from the coding sequence ATGTCCCCGAACAAGCGTCCCCAAGTGGAATTCCTGCCCGAAGAGGTGTGGAAGTGGAAGCTGATGGAAGAGCGTTTCGACCGGGTGTTGAAGCTGCACAACTACCATGAGGTCCGCCTGCCCATCCTGCAGGACCGCGAGTTGGTGCAAAAAGGGATCACCGCGCTGATGCCGGGGCGTGAGGCGGCACGGGTGGCGGCGCGGACGCTGGACGTCTGCGGTCCGGAGGGGGGTCCGGGCAGCCTGAGCCTGCGTCCGGAAGGCACCATCAGCGTGCTTAGCCACGTGGCCAAAACCTACCGCCGGGGCGACATCCACCGCTATTATTACCACGGCCCGGTTTTCCGCCAGACGCGGGACCAGGCTCCGCGGGAGTCCTTTCAGCTGGGGGTGGAGCTTTTGGGCAGTGACAGCCTGATCTCCGAAAACGAGGTGATCAGCCTGGGCATGCGCCTGCTGCGAGAGCTCGGTTTCCGGGACGCCAGCCTGAGCCTGAACAGTTTCGGCTGTGAAAACTGCCGCCGGGATTACTTTGCCGCCGCGCGGGCCGAGCTGGGCAGGCACTGCGACGAATATTGCCCCGCCTGCCTGGGCGAATTGAAGGCCAATCCCCTGGCCGAAACGCATTGCGAGGATGAGCGCTGCCGCCACCGGGTGCCGGGCGGCCTGAAGATCCTGGACCACCTCTGCGCCCGCTGCCAGGCCAATTTTGCCAGCATCAAGAAGGTGCAGGCCAATCTGGGCCATCCCTACCGGGTGGATCCCGGCCTGTTCAAGAATTTCGCCTATTACAACGAGACCGTGTTCGACCTGGTGATCGGCGAGGGGGAAACTGAACTCACCGTGGGCGGCGGCGGCCGCTACGACTACCTCGCAGAAAAGATCAGCAAGGCGCGCATTCCCGCCGTGGGCTTCTATCTGGACCTCGACCTCGTGTTTTCCGCCATGGACGCCCGGGGGCTCTTTTTCGCCTGGGACAGTGATTTTTCCGTTTATGTCTGCGCGCAGTCGCCGAACATGGAGATGATGCTGCTGCAGATCGCCCAGGAACTGCACACCCAGGACATCATCACCGTGCTGAGCCCGGACATCCGCGACAGCGGGGAGGAACAGCTCCGCGCCCGCGCCCAAAAATGCGACCTCATGCTGGCCATCCGCGAGGAAGACATCCGCGAAGGCAAACTGCTGCTGTTCAATCTCTCGCGTGACACCCAGGCCTATATACCCTTGCACCGGCTGGCTGAATCCGTCCAGGTCGTTCGTAAAACCCTCAGAAAATAA
- a CDS encoding RidA family protein, whose translation MQPISTLKAPAALGPYSQAMMMNNTLFVSGQLGIEADTGNWGEGFEAQANLVFANLKAILEAAGMSFRNVVKVSVFLKDMNDFAALNEIYARNFSAPYPAREAIQVARLPKDGLIEISVIAMK comes from the coding sequence ATGCAACCGATCAGCACCCTCAAAGCACCCGCGGCCCTGGGCCCCTATTCCCAGGCCATGATGATGAACAACACCCTCTTCGTTTCAGGCCAGTTGGGCATCGAGGCCGACACTGGCAACTGGGGCGAAGGTTTCGAAGCCCAGGCGAACCTCGTTTTCGCCAACCTCAAGGCCATCCTGGAAGCGGCGGGAATGAGCTTCCGCAACGTGGTGAAGGTTTCCGTGTTCCTGAAGGACATGAACGATTTTGCCGCGCTCAACGAGATCTACGCCCGCAATTTCAGCGCACCTTATCCCGCCCGGGAGGCCATCCAGGTGGCCCGGCTGCCCAAAGACGGACTGATCGAGATCTCCGTCATCGCGATGAAATGA
- a CDS encoding cob(I)yrinic acid a,c-diamide adenosyltransferase has product MSITTKTGDGGQTSLYSGERVWKDDLRVRAYGALDELDAHLGDARHQIADARALAILLDIQNALYRVMGELATPGGGYPHPVTDVDVEAIGKLILELETATPVTGFVVPGSLPASARLDICRTVARRAEREVVALARAETVSPPLRRFVNRLSDLLFILARSLEAKEGAIRYKQTPQGE; this is encoded by the coding sequence ATGAGCATCACCACCAAAACCGGCGACGGCGGCCAGACCTCGCTTTACAGCGGGGAAAGGGTTTGGAAGGACGACCTGCGCGTGCGGGCCTACGGTGCTTTGGACGAGCTGGACGCCCATCTGGGCGACGCCCGCCACCAGATCGCGGATGCCCGGGCGCTGGCCATTCTGCTGGACATTCAGAACGCGCTCTATCGCGTGATGGGCGAGCTGGCCACCCCTGGCGGCGGCTACCCGCATCCCGTCACGGACGTAGATGTGGAGGCGATCGGCAAGCTGATCCTGGAGCTGGAAACAGCCACGCCCGTAACGGGTTTCGTGGTTCCGGGCTCGCTGCCGGCTTCCGCGCGCCTGGACATCTGCCGCACAGTGGCCCGCCGCGCCGAACGCGAGGTGGTGGCCCTGGCCCGGGCGGAAACCGTTTCGCCACCCCTGCGCCGTTTCGTGAACAGGCTTTCGGACCTGCTCTTCATCCTGGCCCGCAGCCTGGAGGCGAAGGAGGGCGCTATCCGCTATAAACAAACCCCCCAAGGAGAATGA
- the gpmA gene encoding 2,3-diphosphoglycerate-dependent phosphoglycerate mutase, with translation MYKIVLVRHGESLWNKENLFTGWTDVDLSEQGVREAKTAGQRLAAAGFSFDEAWTSVLKRAIRTLWLVLDEMDLMYLPTHKDWRLNERHYGALQGLNKAETAARYGEEQVKIWRRSFDVPPPALELSDPRHPGLDPRYAHLDKDQLPLCESLKDTCKRTLPFWDEVIVPRLVAGRRMVVAAHGNSLRAIVKNLNGISDADIAGLNIPTGIPLVYEFGADLSVEKRYYLADADELAQAESAVANQGKATK, from the coding sequence ATGTACAAGATAGTGCTTGTCCGCCACGGCGAAAGCCTTTGGAACAAGGAAAACCTCTTCACCGGCTGGACCGACGTGGACCTTTCCGAACAGGGCGTCCGCGAGGCCAAAACCGCCGGACAGCGCTTGGCCGCGGCGGGTTTCAGCTTCGACGAAGCCTGGACCTCCGTGCTCAAGCGCGCCATCCGCACCCTCTGGCTGGTATTGGATGAAATGGACCTCATGTATCTGCCCACGCACAAGGACTGGCGCCTGAACGAACGCCACTACGGCGCGCTGCAGGGCCTCAACAAAGCCGAGACGGCCGCCAGGTACGGAGAAGAGCAGGTGAAGATCTGGCGCCGCAGCTTCGACGTTCCCCCGCCCGCCCTGGAGCTTTCGGATCCGCGCCATCCGGGCCTTGACCCCCGCTACGCGCATCTGGACAAGGACCAGCTGCCGCTCTGTGAATCCCTCAAGGACACCTGCAAACGCACCCTGCCCTTCTGGGACGAGGTGATCGTGCCCAGGCTGGTGGCCGGACGCAGGATGGTCGTGGCCGCACACGGCAACAGCCTTCGCGCCATCGTGAAAAATCTGAACGGGATCAGCGACGCGGACATCGCCGGGCTGAACATTCCCACCGGAATTCCGCTGGTCTATGAATTTGGGGCCGACCTCAGCGTGGAAAAACGCTACTATCTGGCCGACGCCGACGAACTGGCCCAGGCGGAAAGCGCCGTGGCCAACCAGGGCAAGGCCACAAAGTAG
- a CDS encoding 4Fe-4S binding protein, producing the protein MAVKIDKDTCIGCGACVDVCPVQALSMEDGKAKCDEGTCIDCGACIGTCPVQAISE; encoded by the coding sequence ATGGCTGTCAAGATCGATAAAGACACCTGCATCGGATGCGGGGCCTGCGTGGACGTTTGTCCCGTGCAAGCCCTGTCCATGGAAGACGGCAAGGCCAAATGCGACGAAGGCACCTGCATTGATTGCGGAGCCTGCATCGGCACCTGCCCCGTGCAAGCCATATCCGAATAA